Proteins encoded together in one Falco peregrinus isolate bFalPer1 chromosome 2, bFalPer1.pri, whole genome shotgun sequence window:
- the LIN54 gene encoding protein lin-54 homolog isoform X5 — translation MEVVSAEVNSLLPEEIMDTGITLVEDDSIEAVIVSSPIGDSIPMETELEEIVNISTTSNSSATTTAAVTTEPLTAPSNHSGDAAVNTTTPKTDANAVVKPTFPSGLHKLGAQTPVTISANQIILNKTADIKIGNQSIKPDGQKLIVTTLGKSGQPIVLALPHSQLPQAQKATSQAQGGDSKVQGQQIKVVIGGRSEVKPVVGVSALTQGSQLINTAAQPSVLQTQQLKTVQAVKSAVQTITVGGVGTSQFKTIIPLATAPNVQQIQVPGSKFHYVRLVTATTANSSTQSASQNPSTNTQPLQQAKPVVVNTTPVRMSVPIVPAQTVKQVVPKPINPASQIVTTSQPQQRLIMPATPLPQIQPNLTNLPPGTVLAPAPGTGNVGYAVLPAQYVTQLQQSSYVSIASNTGFTGTSSIQSQARLPFNGIIPSESANRPRKPCNCTKSLCLKLYCDCFANGEFCNNCNCTNCYNNLDHENDRQKAIKACLDRNPEAFKPKIGKGKEGESDRRHSKGCNCKRSGCLKNYCECYEAKIMCSSICKCIGCKNFEESPERKTLMHLADAAEVRVQQQTAAKTKLSSQISDLLTRPTPALSSGGGKLPFTFVTKEVADATCECLLAQAEQAEKMGKSKAAAERMILEEFGRCLMRVINSAGKSKSDPCAMNC, via the exons ATGGAGGTGGTTTCAGCAGAAGTCAACAGCTTGCTCCCTGAGGAAATAATGGACACTGGTATAACCCTGGTGGAAGATGACAGCATCGAGGCAGTTATCGTGTCGTCGCCGATCGGAGATTCGATTCCCATGGaaacagaactggaagaaaTAGTGAACATAAGCACCACCAGCAACTCCTCAGCTACAACTACGGCCGCAGTCACCACAGAACCACTTACTGCACCCAGCAATCACTCAGGCGATGCAGCAGTGAACACCACAACCCCAAAAACTGATGCAAATGCAGTTGTAAAGCCTACTTTTCCAAGTGGTCTCCATAAACTTGGTGCCCAGACCCCTGTCACTATATCGGCCAATCAAATTATTCTGAACAAGACCGCCGATATTAAAATAGGCAATCAGAGTATTAAACCGGATGGACAAAAGCTTATTGTAACAACTTTGGGCAAGTCTGGCCAGCCTATTGTGTTAGCATTaccccacagccagctcccGCAGGCGCAGAAGGCCACGTCCCAAGCCCAAGGCGGAGACTCCAAGGTACAAGGCCAGCAGATCAAGGTTGTTATCGGAGGTCGGTCAGAAGTGAAACCTGTAGTTGGTGTCTCAGCTTTGACACAAGGAAGTCAGCTGATAAACACTGCGGCCCAGCCTTCTGTTTTGCAGACCCAGCAATTAAAAACAGTACAG GCTGTGAAATCAGCAGTGCAGACCATTACTGTAGGAGGAGTGGGTACATCTCAATTTAAGACGATTATTCCCTTGGCAACTGCGCCCAATGTTCAGCAGATTCAGGTACCTGGAAGCAAGTTCCATTATGTCAGACTCGTTACTGCCACAACAGCCAATAGTTCAACCCAATCAGCCAGTCAAAATCCCAGTACGAATACACAGCCTCTTCAACAAG CAAAGCCAGTGGTGGTGAACACAACCCCAGTGCGGATGTCTGTTCCCATAGTGCCAGCACAGACTGTGAAACAG GTGGTGCCCAAACCGATCAACCCAGCTTCCCAGATAGTTACTACTAGTCAGCCCCAGCAAAGACTTATTATGCCAGCCACTCCACTGCCACAGATCCAGCCCAACCTCACCAACCTCCCACCGGGCACTGTACTGGCACCAGCACCTGGCACAGGAAATGTTGGGTATGCAGTCCTTCCAGCTCAGTATGTCACACAG ctACAACAATCATCATATGTATCTATAGCAAGCAACACTGGCTTTACAGGGACGTCTAGTATCCAGTCCCAAGCACGGCTACCATTCAATGG aaTAATTCCTTCGGAATCTGCAAACCGCCCCAGGAAGCCTTGCAATTGTACTAAGTCTCTGTGTTTGAAATT GTATTGTGATTGTTTTGCAAATGGTGAATTCTGCAATAACTGCAACTGTACAAATTGTTATAACAACCTGGACCATGAAAATGATAGGCAAAAAGCAATAAAG GCTTGCCTTGACAGAAACCCTGAAGCCTTCAAGCCCaaaataggaaaaggaaaggaaggagaatcGGATCGAAGACACAGCAAAGGGTGTAACTGTAAACGCTCGGGATGTCTCAAAAACTACTGTGAATGTTATGAG GCAAAAATCATGTGTTCTTCCATATGCAAATGCATTGGCTGtaaaaattttgaagaaagCCCAGAGCGAAAGACATTGATGCATTtagcagatgctgcagaagtTAGGGTCCAGCAGCAGACAGCTGCAAAGACCAAGCTATCTTCCCAGATCTCAGATCTGCTGACAAGGCCAACACCAGCACTCAGCAGCGGTGGTGGGAA gCTGCCCTTTACATTTGTAACCAAGGAGGTAGCTGACGCAACCTGCGAATGCCTTCTCGCACAGGCAGAGCAAGCGGAGAAGATGGGCAAGtcaaaagctgcagcagagcgCATGATACTGGAGGAGTTTGGACGCTGTTTGATGAGAGTTATTAACTCTGCAGGGAAGTCCAAAAGTGACCCTTGTGCCATGAACTGCTGA